In Paraburkholderia bryophila, a single genomic region encodes these proteins:
- the dtd gene encoding D-aminoacyl-tRNA deacylase: MIALIQRVRRAEVRVADHVTGAIEAGLLALVCAERGDTEAAADRLLAKVLGYRVFSDAAGKMNLSVQNLDGAGRAGGLLLVSQFTLAADTNSGLRPSFTPAAPPDEGRRLFDYFVAAARGKHPIVETGEFGADMQVSLVNDGPVTFWLQTNA; encoded by the coding sequence ATGATCGCGCTAATCCAACGCGTGCGGCGCGCGGAAGTACGCGTGGCCGACCACGTGACCGGCGCGATCGAAGCGGGCCTGCTCGCGCTCGTGTGCGCCGAACGCGGCGACACCGAGGCGGCCGCCGACCGGCTGCTCGCCAAGGTGCTCGGCTACCGCGTGTTCAGCGACGCCGCTGGCAAGATGAATCTCTCCGTGCAGAATCTGGACGGCGCCGGGCGCGCTGGCGGCTTGCTGCTCGTGTCGCAGTTCACGCTGGCCGCAGATACCAATAGCGGCCTGCGTCCCAGCTTCACGCCGGCTGCACCGCCGGACGAGGGCCGGCGCCTGTTCGATTACTTTGTTGCCGCCGCGCGCGGCAAGCATCCGATCGTCGAGACCGGCGAATTCGGCGCCGATATGCAGGTGTCGCTCGTCAACGACGGGCCGGTCACGTTCTGGCTTCAGACCAACGCCTGA
- the tyrS gene encoding tyrosine--tRNA ligase has translation MSTESTKPTPAAVLPLTDEVRHALAVTKRGVDELLIEDEFAQKLAKSAATGKPLRIKLGLDPTAPDIHIGHTVVLNKMRQLQDLGHTVIFLIGDFTSLIGDPSGRNATRPPLTREQIESNAKTYFEQAALVLDRDKTEIRYNSEWSMPLGADGMIKLASRYTVARILEREDFTKRFQGGVPISVHELLYPLMQGYDSVALNADLELGGTDQKFNLLVGRELQKQYGQEQQCILTMPLLEGLDGVEKMSKSKNNYIGISEKPTDMFGKLMSISDVMMWRYFELLSFRPMDEIAGFRKEIEAGRNPRDFKVMLGQEIVARFHSQADAERALEDFNHRAKGGVPDDIPAVTLAGAPLAIGQLLKQANLVPSTSEALRNIEQGGVKIDGATVSDKGLKVEAGEYTVQVGKRRFARVTLTA, from the coding sequence ATGAGCACCGAGTCCACCAAGCCTACCCCCGCTGCCGTCCTTCCGCTCACCGACGAAGTCCGTCACGCGCTCGCCGTCACCAAACGCGGCGTCGACGAACTGCTGATCGAAGACGAATTCGCGCAAAAGCTCGCAAAGAGCGCCGCGACCGGCAAGCCGCTGCGTATCAAGCTCGGGCTCGATCCGACCGCGCCGGACATCCACATCGGCCATACGGTCGTGTTGAACAAGATGCGCCAGTTGCAGGATCTCGGCCACACGGTGATTTTTCTGATCGGCGATTTCACGTCGCTGATCGGCGATCCGTCGGGCCGCAACGCCACGCGTCCGCCGCTCACGCGCGAACAGATCGAATCGAACGCAAAGACGTATTTCGAACAGGCCGCGCTGGTGCTCGACCGCGACAAGACCGAGATCCGCTACAACAGCGAATGGTCGATGCCGCTCGGCGCCGACGGCATGATCAAGCTCGCGTCGCGCTACACGGTGGCGCGGATTCTCGAGCGCGAAGATTTCACCAAGCGCTTCCAGGGCGGCGTGCCGATCTCGGTCCACGAGCTCCTGTATCCGCTGATGCAAGGCTACGACTCGGTCGCGCTGAACGCCGACCTCGAGCTCGGCGGCACCGACCAGAAGTTCAACCTGCTGGTGGGCCGTGAGTTGCAGAAGCAGTACGGCCAGGAACAGCAGTGCATTTTGACCATGCCGCTGCTCGAAGGGCTCGACGGCGTCGAAAAGATGTCGAAGTCGAAGAACAACTACATCGGCATCAGCGAAAAGCCGACAGACATGTTCGGCAAGCTGATGAGCATCTCCGACGTGATGATGTGGCGTTACTTCGAACTGCTGTCGTTCCGCCCAATGGACGAGATCGCCGGCTTCAGGAAAGAGATCGAAGCGGGCCGCAATCCGCGCGATTTCAAGGTGATGCTCGGTCAGGAGATCGTCGCGCGTTTCCACTCGCAAGCGGACGCCGAGCGTGCGCTCGAGGACTTCAACCATCGCGCGAAGGGCGGCGTGCCGGACGATATCCCGGCTGTGACGCTCGCGGGCGCGCCGCTCGCCATCGGCCAGTTGCTCAAGCAGGCGAACCTGGTGCCGTCGACCAGCGAAGCGCTGCGCAACATCGAGCAGGGCGGCGTGAAGATCGACGGCGCGACCGTTTCCGACAAGGGGCTGAAAGTCGAAGCGGGCGAGTACACCGTGCAGGTCGGCAAGCGCCGTTTTGCACGCGTCACGCTGACGGCCTGA
- a CDS encoding histidine phosphatase family protein, producing the protein MTTQILFIRHGETDWNRIKRIQGHIDIPLATTGLAQAQRLAHRMADEAKQGARLDAIYSSDLQRAQQTAQPIADALGLPLQLREGLRERSYGAFQGHDSDEIALRFPDEYAHWQTRDAGFAPPDGESQRTLYHRVLHAIEPLVAAHPGGRIACVAHGGVLDCVRRFACDLPLDAPRNYALLNTSVNVVDFDSGRATIVSWADVSHLDAPSSDDTFKKVPEPGR; encoded by the coding sequence ATGACCACGCAGATTCTGTTCATCCGGCACGGCGAGACCGATTGGAACCGCATCAAGCGCATTCAAGGTCACATCGACATTCCACTGGCTACGACCGGTCTGGCCCAGGCGCAACGTCTCGCGCACCGCATGGCCGACGAGGCGAAGCAGGGCGCGCGGCTCGACGCGATCTATTCGAGCGACCTGCAGCGCGCGCAGCAAACCGCACAGCCGATCGCCGACGCGCTCGGCCTGCCCCTGCAGCTTCGCGAAGGTCTGCGCGAGCGTTCGTACGGCGCGTTCCAGGGCCATGACAGCGACGAGATCGCGCTGCGTTTCCCCGACGAATACGCGCACTGGCAAACTCGCGACGCCGGCTTTGCACCGCCGGACGGCGAGTCGCAACGCACGCTTTACCACCGCGTATTGCATGCGATCGAACCGCTGGTCGCCGCGCATCCAGGCGGACGGATTGCGTGTGTCGCGCATGGCGGCGTGCTGGATTGCGTGCGCCGTTTCGCCTGCGATTTGCCGCTCGACGCGCCGCGCAATTACGCGTTGCTTAACACGAGCGTGAACGTGGTGGATTTCGATAGCGGCCGCGCGACAATCGTGTCGTGGGCGGACGTGTCGCATCTCGACGCGCCGAGTTCGGACGACACCTTCAAGAAGGTGCCGGAGCCGGGCCGTTAA